In Streptomyces chartreusis, the following proteins share a genomic window:
- a CDS encoding DUF1304 domain-containing protein, producing the protein MHAISVVLVALMALLHAYILVLEMFLWQRGPGRGLSGFDAEMARATAPLAANQGLYNGFLAAGLVWGLIADDPTGRQVQIFFLSCMVVAGVYGAATANRRILFVQALPAAVTLATVVAAG; encoded by the coding sequence ATGCATGCGATCTCAGTCGTCCTCGTCGCCCTCATGGCGCTGCTGCACGCCTACATCCTGGTGCTGGAGATGTTCCTGTGGCAGCGCGGCCCGGGCCGCGGCCTCTCCGGCTTCGACGCCGAAATGGCCCGCGCCACCGCGCCGCTGGCCGCGAACCAGGGCCTCTACAACGGCTTCCTGGCCGCGGGCCTGGTCTGGGGGCTGATCGCCGACGACCCGACCGGTCGCCAGGTCCAGATCTTCTTCCTGTCCTGCATGGTCGTCGCCGGCGTCTACGGCGCGGCCACCGCCAACCGCCGCATCCTCTTCGTCCAGGCCCTGCCCGCCGCCGTGACGCTCGCCACGGTCGTCGCGGCGGGCTGA